AAAACACAGTAGCTCCAAGGGTTCGGCTTAATTTATACCGTGTATTAAATTACAAAAACCGGCACACTCTTTGTCGAGGATGCCGGTTTAATAGTTTCAAAATGAATATTGTTTTAATAGATTTTCAAGTTTTAACGCAAGTCCCAGATTTCCTTTGATTTTGAGTTTACCCATCATGTAGGAAGCGGCAGAGTTTAAGTTTCCAGCGAGTAGTTTTTTGAAATCTTTTACGCTCATGGACAGTGCGCAGTCGGATTCATCAGGAGTCCCAAAAATCGTTTCAGCATGACCATCCAAAAACTTAAGGCCGAATTGACCGCCATCTTCACCTGTAAGATTAATAGAATAAGTTGTATTCATATCCTTATATGGTTCTCGTTTTTCTTTCAGCTTTGCATCAATTTCATTCCAAATCGATTCAAGCGTCATCTCGTCAAAATTTGCTGTCATCCAGTATCCCTCCAAATGAATCGTCATTCATTTGTAATTATACCATTAATTTCATTTCTTTTGGAAAAAACTAATAATTATACCGACAAGTCCACCGATAATTGCTGGTACGAGCCATCCAATATTCTGTTCATACAATGGAAGGTGGGCAAGTAGGTTCGTCACCGGCTTCACATTAATGTCCGCTACCAGAAGTCCATCAAAAATACTGACAACAGCAGTGGCAGAAAGGGCCAGTATATAAACAATTGGTTTCCGTCCAAATGCTTTGTCAATGAAGGACATTAGCATGAGTACAATCGC
This genomic window from Sporosarcina sp. Marseille-Q4063 contains:
- a CDS encoding SCP2 sterol-binding domain-containing protein; the protein is MTANFDEMTLESIWNEIDAKLKEKREPYKDMNTTYSINLTGEDGGQFGLKFLDGHAETIFGTPDESDCALSMSVKDFKKLLAGNLNSAASYMMGKLKIKGNLGLALKLENLLKQYSF